Proteins co-encoded in one Eschrichtius robustus isolate mEscRob2 chromosome 8, mEscRob2.pri, whole genome shotgun sequence genomic window:
- the MYO1G gene encoding unconventional myosin-Ig produces the protein MENLKLRFEKGRIYTYIGEVLVSVNPYQELPLYGPEAIARYQGRELYERPPHLYAVANAAYRAMKQRSRDTCIVISGESGAGKTEASKHIMQYIAAVTNPSQRAEVERVKDVLLKSTCVLEAFGNARTNRNHNSSRFGKYMDINFDFKGDPVGGHIHSYLLEKSRVLKQHVGERNFHAFYQVLRGCEDKELQELHLQRNPALYNFTRQGAGLSVLDSDEKSHHQAVTEAMRVIGFSPEEVASVHRILAAILHLGNIKFVELEEGSLEQRRLAVTDEVLVDHVAELTATPRGMVLRCLLARTVASGGRELIEKGHTAAEASYARDACAKAVYQRLFEWVVDRINRVMEPRDRDPRRDGKDTVIGVLDIYGFEVFPVNSFEQFCINYCNEKLQQLFIQLILKQEQEEYEREGIAWQSVEYFNNATIVDLVERPHRGILAVLDEACSTAGPITDRIFLQTLDTHHRHHPHYTSRQLCPTDKTMEFGRDFRIKHYAGDVMYSAEGFIDKNRDSLFQDFKRLLYNSTDPTLRAMWPDGQQDITEVTKRPLTAGTLFKNSMVALVENLASKEPFYVRCIKPNEDKVAAKLDEGHCRHQVAYLGLLENVRVRRAGFASRQPYSRFLLRYKMTCEYTWPNHLLGSDRAAVSALLEQHGLQGDVAFGHSKLFIRSPRTLVTLEQSRACLIPIIVLLLQKAWRGTLARRHCRRLRAIYTIMRWFRRHKVRAHLSEMQRRFQAARQPPLYGRDLVWPPPPAVLQPFQDICQALFCRWRARQLVKNIPPSDMAQIKAKVAAMAALQELRQDWGCRRAWARDYLSSATDNPTASGLFAQRLKTLREKDGFGAVLFSSHVRKVNRFNKSRDRALLLTDRHLYKLEPGRQYRVMRAVPLDVVTGLSVTSGRDQLVVLHARGYDDLVVCLHRSRPPLDNRIGELVGVLAAHCQGEGRALEVRVSDCIPLTQRGARRLVSVEPKPEQPEPDFRCSRGAFTLLWPGC, from the exons GTTCGAGAAGGGCCGCATTTACACGTACATCGGTGAGGTGCTGGTGTCCGTGAACCCCTACCAGGAGCTGCCCCTGTACGGGCCCGAGGCCATCGCCAGGTACCAGGGCCGCGAGCTCTATGAGCGGCCGCCCCACCTGTACGCTGTGGCCAACGCTGCCTACAGGGCGATGAAGCAACGGTCCAGGGATACCTGCATTGTTATCTCAG GGGAGAGTGGGGCAGGGAAGACAGAAGCCAGCAAGCACATCATGCAATACATCGCTGCCGTCACCAACCCTAGCCAGAGGGCCGAGGTGgagag AGTCAAGGACGTGCTGCTCAAGTCCACCTGCGTGCTGGAGGCCTTCGGCAACGCTCGCACCAACCGCAACCACAACTCCAGCCGCTTCGGCAAGTACATGGACATCAACTTTGACTTCAAAGGAGACCCCGTGGGGGGACACATCCACAGCTACCTGCTGGAGAAG TCTCGGGTCCTCAAGCAGCACGTGGGTGAGAGGAACTTCCATGCCTTCTACCAG GTGCTGCGGGGCTGTGAGGACAAGGAGCTGCAAGAACTGCACCTGCAGAGAAACCCTGCGCTGTATAATTTCACCCGCCAGGGGGCGGGGCTCAGT GTCTTGGACAGCGACGAGAAGAGCCACCACCAGGCGGTGACGGAGGCCATGCGGGTGATCGGCTTCAGTCCTGAGGAGGTGGCCTCCGTGCACCGGATCCTGGCCGCCATTCTGCACCTG GGAAACATCAAGTTTGTGGAGCTGGAGGAGGGCAGCCTGGAGCAGAGGCGCCTGGCGGTGACTGATGAGGTGCTGGTGGACCACGTGGCTGAGCTGACGGCCACACCCCGGGGGATGGTGCTGCGCTGCCTGCTGGCTCGCACCGTGGCCTCGGGAGGCAGGGAACTCATCGAGAAGGGCCACACTGCGGCCGAGGCCAGCTATGCCCGGGACGCCTGTGCCAAg GCAGTGTACCAGCGGCTGTTTGAGTGGGTGGTGGACCGGATCAACCGTGTCATGGAACCCCGGGACCGGGACCCCCGGCGCGACGGCAAGGACACAGTCATCGGCGTGCTAGACATCTACGGCTTCGAGGTGTTCCCTGTCAACAG CTTCGAGCAGTTCTGCATCAATTACTGCAACGAGAAGCTGCAGCAGCTCTTCATCCAGCTCATCCTGAAGCAGGAGCAGGAGGAATACGAGCGGGAGGGCATCGCCTGGCAGAGC GTGGAGTACTTCAACAACGCCACCATCGTGGACCTGGTGGAGCGGCCCCACCGGGGCATCCTGGCTGTGCTGGATGAGGCCTGCAGCACCGCGGGCCCCATCACCGACCGGATCTTCCTGCAGACCCTGGACACGCACCACCGCCACCACCCACACTACACCAGCCGCCAG CTCTGCCCCACAGACAAGACCATGGAGTTTGGCCGAGACTTCCGGATCAAGCACTATGCAGGGGATGTCAT GTACTCGGCGGAGGGCTTCATTGACAAGAACAGAGACTCCCTCTTCCAGGACTTCAAGCGGCTGCTGTACAACAG CACGGACCCCACCCTGCGGGCCATGTGGCCAGATGGGCAGCAGGACATCACGGAGGTGACCAAGCGCCCCCTGACAGCCGGCACACTCTTCAAGAACTCCATGGTGGCCCTGGTGGAAAACCTGGCCTCCAAG GAGCCCTTCTACGTCCGCTGCATCAAGCCCAATGAGGACAAGGTGGCCGCGAAGCTGGACGAGGGCCACTGTCGCCACCAGGTCGCATACCTGGGGCTGCTGGAGAACGTGAGGGTCCGCAGGGCCGGCTTCGCTTCCCGCCAGCCCTATTCTCGATTCCTGCTCAG GTACAAGATGACCTGTGAGTACACGTGGCCCAACCACCTGCTGGGCTCCGATAGGGCGGCCGTGAGCGCCCTCCTGGAGCAGCACGGGCTGCAGGGGGACGTGGCCTTCGGCCACAGCAAGCTCTTCATCCGTTCGCCCCGGACGCTGGTCACGCTGGAGCAGAGCCGCGCGTGTCTCATCCCCATCATCGTGCTGCTGCTACAGAAG GCATGGCGGGGCACGCTGGCCAGGCGGCACTGCCGGCGACTGAGGGCCATCTACACCATCATGCGCTGGTTCCGGAGGCACAAGGTGCGCGCTCACCTGTCAGAGATGCAGCGGCGATTCCAGGCTGCACGGCAGCCCCCACTCTACGGCCGTGACCTTGTGTGGCCGCCGCCCCCTGCTGTGCTGCAGCCTTTCCAGGACATCTGCCAGGCGCTCTTCTGCAG GTGGCGGGCCCGGCAGCTGGTGAAGAACATCCCCCCTTCAGACATGGCTCAGATCAAGGCCAAGGTGGCCGCCATGGCGGCCCTGCAGGAGCTGCGACAGGACTGGGGCTGCCGGCGGGCCTGGGCCCGGGACTATTTGTCCTCC GCCACAGACAACCCCACAGCCTCAGGCCTGTTTGCTCAGCGACTGAAGACGCTTCGGGAAAAGGACGGCTTCGGGGCCGTGCTCTTCTCCAGCCATGTCCGAAAG GTGAATCGCTTCAACAAAAGCCGGGACCGGGCGCTGCTGCTCACAGACCGGCACCTCTACAAGCTGGAGCCGGGCCGGCAGTACCGGGTGATGCGGGCCGTGCCCCTGGACGTG GTGACCGGGCTGAGCGTGACCAGCGGGCGGGACCAGCTGGTGGTGCTGCACGCTCGGGGCTACGACGACCTGGTGGTGTGTCTGCACCGCTCCCGGCCGCCGCTGGACAACCGCATCGGGGAGCTGGTGGGCGTGCTGGCCGCGCACTGCCAGGG GGAGGGCCGCGCCCTGGAGGTCCGCGTCTCTGACTGCATCCCCCTGACCCAGCGCGGGGCTCGGCGCCTGGTCTCCGTGGAGCCCAAGCCGGAGCAGCCAGAGCCGGATTTCCGCTGCAGCCGCGGTGCCTTCACCCTCCTGTGGCCAGGCTGCTGA
- the PURB gene encoding transcriptional regulator protein Pur-beta: MADGDSGSERGGGGGLGGFQPASRGGGEQETQELASKRLDIQNKRFYLDVKQNAKGRFLKIAEVGAGGSKSRLTLSMAVAAEFRDYLGDFIEHYAQLGPSSPEQVAAASGAEEGGGPRRALKSEFLVRENRKYYLDLKENQRGRFLRIRQTVNRGGGGPGPGGLQSGQTIALPAQGLIEFRDALAKLIDDYGGEDDELAGGPGGGGGGPGGGLYGELPEGTSITVDSKRFFFDVGCNKYGVFLRVSEVKPSYRNAITVPFKAWGKFGGAFCRYADEMKEIQERQRDKLYERRGGDESEGEEVDED; this comes from the coding sequence ATGGCGGACGGCGACAGCGGCAGCGAgcgcggcggcggtggcgggctCGGCGGCTTCCAGCCCGCGtcccgcggcggcggcgagcAGGAGACGCAGGAGCTGGCCTCGAAGCGGCTGGACATCCAGAACAAACGCTTCTACCTGGACGTGAAGCAGAACGCCAAGGGCCGCTTCCTCAAGATCGCCGAGGTGGGCGCAGGCGGCTCCAAGAGCCGCCTCACGCTGTCCATGGCGGTGGCCGCCGAGTTCCGCGACTACCTGGGCGACTTCATCGAACACTACGCGCAGCTGGGCCCCAGCAGCCCCGAGCAGGTGGCAGCGGCATCGGGCGCCGAGGAGGGCGGTGGGCCGCGGCGCGCGCTCAAGAGCGAGTTTCTGGTGCGCGAGAACCGCAAGTACTACCTGGACCTCAAGGAGAACCAGCGTGGCCGCTTCCTGCGCATCCGCCAGACGGTcaaccgcggcggcggcggcccggggCCCGGCGGCCTGCAGAGCGGCCAGACCATCGCGTTGCCCGCGCAGGGCCTCATCGAATTCCGCGACGCGCTGGCCAAGCTCATCGACGACTACGGCGGCGAGGACGACGAGCTGGCTGGGggcccgggcggcggcggcgggggccccGGGGGCGGCCTGTATGGGGAGCTCCCGGAAGGCACCTCCATCACGGTGGACTCTAAGCGTTTCTTCTTCGACGTGGGCTGCAACAAGTACGGAGTGTTCCTGCGCGTGAGCGAGGTGAAGCCGTCCTACCGCAACGCCATCACCGTCCCCTTCAAGGCCTGGGGCAAGTTCGGGGGCGCCTTTTGCCGGTATGCAGATGAGATGAAAGAGATCCAGGAGCGGCAGAGGGATAAGCTTTATGAGCGACGCGGCGGGGACGAgtcagagggagaggaggtggatgAGGATTGA